In Raphanus sativus cultivar WK10039 chromosome 5, ASM80110v3, whole genome shotgun sequence, the following proteins share a genomic window:
- the LOC108858027 gene encoding uncharacterized protein LOC108858027: protein MRGAEAKAACPEMQLVQVPVSHGKLRKEWMLWTYLFGRSEATYPGYTYSGIADFVPAVIESVGSTNPITCSGSSPTSHLASLEAVKGILPLPSPPSLPVHSPPAPLLAGSPSTPPLPPVPPQAQASTFWAAKAKTNTDRSLQRLSPQIFSPEGVPRVVIPDEVYRKGAELHKDFVVCRFFGRVPAYSLIQNVFNYMWGKGKHLEIHMLPTKKSVLVRIPNDFIREKVLLKRLWYVDTAMFHVSGWSEFSEDYTPSLKKIQLWAHLKGVPFDLIHNTGLSHIAGQIGEPKEKDDWTMSLSSISVAHVKVEIDTSIPLPKTIEVGRSDGSFVNVEVEYPWVPPICAHCKEIGHIQRNCLQIPPPAGPSDSSKNQPPPNPPSCYSCKLPGHLMKNCPKGPRGPQDWIQVSHRKNPPQNTTPSLYSIPVPPSHPPIVTSPVPTDVVFLDSPASFIVGLEAVFRDRPINSPTFGTITLPPKPCITSQNPFAPLSATIPHVPPATPVPSLNPPTESTSILPPTDHPPLAPCSPTPVTFDSSRCAILESHVKEPNLQPLLLKVCPGWSFVSNHDTDDDGRIIIIWKHPASVQVLHQSRQSITCSVLIPPLPSITFTAVYAANTREERTTLWEDLHEVQSTLFLENRNWIIGGDFNQITHHQEHSSDAVNHLTTDMTEMKDHLLSLGVFDLRYQGSNHTWTNKTPSMPITKKLDRALVNDLWIESFPHSVATFHPHEFSDHTPCLLNLSHPLPSPGTKPFKFFNFLTTHPSFLTVVETAWIQSGSRATDLSYLGFKLKKLKREFKTLNKESFSDIQKRVFDTNELLKVVQVQSLENPTMETFQAEKEMMAKWTFLRGIEEAFFKQKSRNNWLQLGDQNTLFFMRVAAGRNSYNAIRALLLPNGVLSLVGDETVAAIKKFFLTAFLPTATNSTILTLVPKKPGASTISDYRPISCCNTTYKTISKMLVKRLKVILPQVILPNQTAFVQGRLLIENTVLASEIVQGYHKQGGPKRITIKVDIAKAFDTIRWEFIFQCLRSLSVPEIFLSWLHACVCTTSYSLGFNGSTYGFFKGRRGLRHGDPLSPYLFVLAMNCLSISLDKAAKEGRFGYHSKCRRAELTHLCFADDLLIFCEGTLQSVQVVLDILSDFEQRLGLAVSITKTSLFAAGIKPHELQQIKCATGLNEGALPVRYLGVPLCTKKLTMTNCAPLLQSIKAKLMT, encoded by the exons ATCTACAAACCCCATTACCTGCTCTGGCTCCTCCCCAACCTCCCATCTAGCCTCCCTTGAAGCTGTCAAAGGCATCCTCCCTCTTCCTTCGCCCCCCTCTCTTCCTGTTCACTCCCCCCCAGCTCCTCTGCTTGCTGGGTCTCCTTCAACCCCTCCTTTACCCCCTGTGCCTCCTCAAGCTCAGGCTTCTACTTTTTGGGCTGCAAAAGCAAAGACAAATACTGACCGTTCTCTACAACGATTATCACCGCAAATATTCTCTCCTGAAGGAGTCCCAAGGGTCGTCATACCTGATGAGGTCTACCGCAAGGGAGCTGAACTTCACAAAGATTTTGTTGTTTGTAGATTCTTTGGGAGGGTACCTGCCTATAGCCTCATTCAGAATGTATTCAACTACATGTGGGGCAAAGGCAAGCACCTGGAGATCCATATGCTTCCTACAAAGAAATCAGTACTTGTTAGGATTCCAAATGATTTCATTCGGGAAAAGGTTCTACTCAAACGGTTGTGGTATGTAGATACTGCCATGTTTCATGTCTCTGGATGGTCGGAGTTCTCAGAAGATTACACACCATCTCTCAAGAAAATACAACTATGGGCTCACCTCAAAGGAGTGCCATTCGATCTCATCCACAACACTGGTTTGAGCCATATCGCAGGGCAGATTGGTGAGCCAAAAGAAAAAGACGATTGGACCATGAGCCTATCAAGCATCAGTGTTGCTCATGTTAAAGTAGAGATAGACACTTCCATACCTCTCCCAAAGACAATAGAAGTAGGCCGCTCTGATGGTTCTTTTGTCAATGTAGAGGTGGAATATCCTTGGGTGCCTCCAATCTGTGCCCATTGCAAAGAGATTGGCCATATCCAGAGAAACTGCCTTCAAATCCCTCCTCCTGCTGGTCCCTCTGATTCATCTAAGAATCAGCCTCCCCCTAACCCTCCATCATGTTACTCCTGTAAGCTTCCAGGCCACTTGATGAAAAATTGCCCCAAAGGGCCTAGGGGTCCTCAAGACTGGATCCAAGTTTCCCATAGGAAGAATCCGCCTCAAAATACTACTCCCAGCCTTTACTCTATCCCTGTACCTCCCTCTCATCCTCCTATTGTAACC TCGCCTGTTCCTACTGATGTAGTCTTTCTGGACTCCCCTGCCTCTTTTATTGTGGGGCTTGAAGCTGTCTTTAGAGATCGCCCGATAAACAGCCCTACATTCGGTACTATCACCCTGCCTCCTAAGCCATGTATCACCTCCCAAAACCCTTTTGCCCCTTTATCCGCTACTATACCACATGTTCCCCCAGCTACCCCGGTCCCAAGCCTTAACCCTCCCACAGAATCCACCTCCATCCTCCCACCCACTGACCACCCTCCCTTAGCCCCCTGCTCTCCTACTCCAGTTACATTTGATTCTTCTCGCT GCGCTATTTTGGAGTCGCATGTTAAGGAACCCAATCTTCAACCCCTTCTTTTAAAGGTCTGCCCAGGCTGGAGTTTTGTATCTAACCACGATACTGATGACGATGGTCGTATCATTATCATATGGAAACACCCCGCTTCAGTCCAAGTTCTGCATCAATCACGTCAGTCTATCACCTGCTCTGTCCTAATCCCTCCTCTTCCATCTATCACCTTCACAGCTGTCTACGCTGCTAACACTAGAGAGGAGAGAACAACCCTTTGGGAAGATCTCCATGAGGTTCAAAGCACACTTTTCCTAGAAAACAGGAACTGGATCATCGGCGGCGATTTTAACCAGATCACTCATCATCAAGAGCACTCTTCTGACGCAGTTAATCACCTCACTACTGATATGACCGAGATGAAAGATCACCTCCTCTCTCTTGGTGTCTTCGATCTCCGTTACCAAGGCTCAAACCACACCTGGACAAACAAAACGCCTTCAATGCCTATTACTAAGAAGCTAGATAGAGCCTTGGTAAATGATCTTTGGATTGAATCTTTCCCTCATAGCGTCGCTACGTTCCACCCCCATGAATTCTCTGACCACACCCCCTGCCTCCTGAACCTTTCCCACCCATTACCTTCCCCTGGAACCAAACCTTTCAAATTCTTCAACTTCCTAACAACCCACCCATCCTTCCTCACGGTTGTTGAGACAGCATGGATTCAAAGTGGGAGTAGAGCAACTGATCTTTCGTACTTGGGGTTTAAGCTGAAAAAATTAAAGAGAGAATTCAAAACACTAAATAAAGAGAGTTTTTCTGACATTCAAAAGAGAGTGTTTGACACTAACGAGTTGCTTAAAGTTGTGCAGGTGCAATCACTGGAGAATCCAACCATGGAGACGTTTCAAGCAGAAAAAGAGATGATGGCCAAGTGGACTTTCCTAAGGGGAATTGAAGAGGCTTTCTTCAAGCAAAAATCTCGAAACAACTGGCTCCAACTAGGTGACCAGAACACGCTTTTCTTCATGAGAGTGGCTGCTGGGAGAAACTCTTACAACGCCATCAGAGCCCTGCTACTTCCTAATGGTGTCTTA TCGCTGGTGGGGGATGAGACTGTCGCTGCAATTAAAAAGTTCTTCCTCACCGCTTTCCTCCCTACTGCAACGAATTCAACCATCCTCACCCTTGTTCCTAAAAAGCCAGGAGCCTCTACTATCTCTGACTACAGACCAATAAGCTGCTGTAACACAACCTACAAAACAATATCCAAGATGCTGGTTAAGAGATTAAAAGTGATTCTTCCTCAAGTGATTCTGCCTAATCAAACTGCTTTCGTTCAGGGTAGATTACTCATTGAGAACACGGTACTAGCTTCTGAGATAGTACAGGGCTACCACAAACAAGGAGGGCCAAAAAGGATTACTATCAAGGTGGATATCGCCAAGGCATTTGATACAATAAGATGGGAGTTCATATTTCAGTGCCTAAGAAGTCTATCAGTCCCTGAGATTTTCTTATCCTGGCTTCATGCATGCGTGTGTACTACTTCCTACTCGCTTGGTTTTAATGGATCTACCTATGGATTCTTTAAAGGGAGAAGAGGACTAAGGCATGGTGACCCATTATCCCCCTATCTATTTGTTCTTGCGATGAATTGCCTATCTATTTCTCTAGATAAAGCGGCTAAGGAAGGGAGATTCGGTTACCATTCAAAATGCAGGCGAGCAGAGCTTACACATTTGTGCTTCGCTGACGACCTCCTAATCTTCTGTGAGGGCACACTGCAATCGGTTCAAGTGGTCCTTGACATCCTCAGCGACTTCGAGCAACGGTTAGGCTTGGCGGTTAGTATTACTAAAACCTCCCTCTTCGCTGCAGGTATCAAGCCCCATGAGCTGCAGCAAATTAAATGTGCAACCGGATTAAATGAAGGGGCATTACCGGTTCGATACCTTGGAGTGCCTCTCTGTACCAAGAAGCTCACGATGACCAACTGTGCTCCCTTGCTTCAATCGATCAAAGCCAAACTAATGACTTAG